The Deinococcus roseus genome window below encodes:
- the pstS gene encoding phosphate ABC transporter substrate-binding protein PstS, which yields MKRLYLTSVMLLSVAQAVSLQGAGASFPYPLYSKYFAEYKKLKNIEVNYQSIGSGGGQRQILEQTVDFGASDQPMNDKDLKKALPGNTLLHIPTALGAVVVTYNVPGLKTRLKFDGALLARVFMGEIRLWNDPGILKLNAGVKLPPLPISVARRADSSGTTFVFTDYLSKISPLFQQKVGRSQEPNWGNQTIGAKGNDGVTAVVKQTPGAIGYVELLYAEQNHLSYALIENKAGRFIDASSRSVAAAANGIKLPADARISITNTSSKTGYPISAYTYLLVFQDQSYNRRTLQTATALKNMLDWVITGAQKYNEPLGYARLPAEAQKLAKKIVSSMKFAGKPL from the coding sequence ATGAAAAGGCTCTACCTCACCAGTGTCATGCTTCTGTCGGTGGCCCAGGCGGTCTCCCTGCAGGGTGCAGGCGCTTCTTTCCCCTATCCCCTTTACAGCAAGTATTTTGCTGAATACAAGAAACTGAAAAACATCGAGGTCAATTACCAGAGCATTGGTTCTGGCGGCGGTCAGCGGCAGATCCTGGAACAGACTGTGGATTTCGGGGCTTCAGATCAGCCCATGAATGACAAAGACCTCAAAAAAGCCCTGCCTGGCAACACATTGCTGCACATCCCCACGGCTCTGGGTGCGGTGGTGGTGACTTACAATGTGCCGGGCCTGAAAACCCGCCTGAAGTTTGATGGGGCTTTGCTGGCCAGAGTGTTCATGGGAGAAATCCGATTGTGGAACGATCCGGGCATCCTCAAATTGAATGCCGGGGTCAAGTTGCCCCCCTTGCCCATCTCGGTGGCCCGCAGGGCAGACAGCAGTGGAACCACTTTCGTGTTCACCGATTACCTCTCCAAGATCAGCCCACTCTTTCAGCAGAAGGTGGGGCGTTCCCAGGAACCCAACTGGGGCAACCAGACCATTGGGGCCAAAGGAAACGATGGCGTCACTGCTGTGGTCAAGCAGACACCAGGGGCCATCGGGTACGTGGAGTTGCTTTATGCAGAGCAGAACCACCTGTCTTACGCCCTGATCGAGAACAAAGCGGGACGGTTCATCGATGCTTCGTCCAGAAGCGTTGCTGCAGCCGCGAACGGCATCAAACTTCCTGCGGATGCCCGGATCAGCATCACCAACACCTCCAGCAAAACCGGGTACCCGATCAGTGCTTACACTTATCTGCTGGTGTTTCAGGACCAGTCTTACAACCGCAGAACCTTGCAGACCGCCACAGCCCTGAAAAACATGCTGGACTGGGTGATCACAGGTGCCCAGAAGTACAACGAGCCCCTGGGGTATGCCCGCCTTCCTGCAGAGGCCCAGAAACTGGCGAAAAAAATTGTATCCAGCATGAAATTTGCCGGGAAACCGCTGTAA
- the ade gene encoding adenine deaminase, which produces MIESIRAALGQEKVDLLIRNARMVSVLTREILEVEVAVHQGRFVGFGGKYQAHEILDAQGAYLAPGFIDGHVHIESSMLAPASFAAAVLPRGTTTVIAEPHEIVNVLGLRGQSWMLEAGRSSGMRVYVSTPSCVPASAFEAGCTHLDAKDISQALSEPGSLGLAEMMNYPGVLSGDAGVWSVLEAARGKRIDGHAAGLSGQTLQAYASAGIHSDHEAVTPDQAWDRLRAGMWLMVREGSAARNLQDLLPVLKKEPRRAMCVTDDVDVKELLALGHLDRVLRIAVQGGLDPIYALSLVTSNPAEYWGLHDLGAIAPGYHADFVLLEDLQDFRVLQTYVGGKPAQAGRHTPELIGGGVKLGTGWSEAHFEVPASHPVIGVLPTQIETRKKDQGSSDGVKLVSIERHLEGLQYASALTHGMGLQHGAFGCTIQHDAHNLMVAGTNDADIRLCAQVIEQMQGGVAVVADGEVRATLPLPIGGLMSSEPPEVVAALQDEIEQAVHQLGCPLPHPIMTLAFLGLSVIPALKLTPLGLFDVESFELIQ; this is translated from the coding sequence ATGATTGAATCCATCAGGGCCGCACTGGGACAGGAAAAAGTCGATCTTTTGATTCGCAATGCCCGCATGGTCAGCGTGCTCACCCGGGAAATCCTGGAGGTGGAGGTGGCTGTGCACCAGGGCCGCTTTGTGGGCTTTGGTGGAAAGTACCAGGCCCATGAAATTCTGGATGCCCAGGGGGCTTACCTGGCTCCGGGGTTCATTGATGGTCATGTGCACATCGAATCCAGCATGCTGGCCCCGGCCAGTTTTGCGGCTGCAGTTCTGCCCAGAGGCACCACCACCGTGATTGCCGAGCCCCATGAAATTGTGAACGTGCTGGGCCTCAGAGGTCAGAGCTGGATGCTGGAAGCGGGCAGAAGCTCCGGGATGCGGGTGTATGTCAGCACCCCTTCCTGCGTTCCTGCCAGTGCATTCGAGGCAGGCTGCACCCATCTGGATGCAAAGGACATCTCCCAGGCCCTCTCTGAACCCGGTTCTCTGGGTCTGGCAGAAATGATGAACTATCCGGGGGTGCTCAGCGGCGATGCAGGCGTCTGGTCGGTACTGGAAGCCGCCAGAGGCAAACGCATCGATGGGCATGCTGCAGGTCTGTCGGGACAGACGCTGCAAGCTTATGCCAGTGCAGGCATCCACTCTGACCATGAGGCCGTGACCCCGGATCAGGCCTGGGACCGCCTGAGGGCTGGAATGTGGCTGATGGTGCGGGAAGGCAGCGCAGCACGCAATCTGCAGGATTTGCTCCCGGTCCTGAAAAAAGAACCCCGTCGGGCCATGTGCGTCACCGACGATGTGGATGTCAAGGAACTGCTGGCCCTGGGCCATCTGGACCGGGTGCTCAGGATTGCAGTGCAGGGCGGCCTGGACCCCATTTATGCCCTCAGTCTGGTGACTTCTAACCCTGCAGAGTACTGGGGCCTGCACGATCTGGGGGCCATTGCTCCGGGTTATCATGCAGATTTCGTGCTGCTGGAAGACCTGCAGGACTTCCGGGTGCTGCAGACTTATGTGGGAGGCAAACCCGCCCAGGCTGGAAGGCACACCCCTGAACTGATTGGAGGGGGCGTGAAGCTGGGCACAGGTTGGTCAGAAGCCCATTTTGAGGTGCCTGCCAGCCATCCGGTGATTGGCGTCCTGCCGACCCAGATTGAAACCCGCAAGAAAGATCAGGGCAGCAGCGATGGGGTCAAACTGGTGTCCATTGAGCGTCATCTTGAGGGCCTGCAATACGCCAGCGCCCTGACCCATGGCATGGGTCTGCAGCATGGGGCTTTTGGTTGCACCATCCAGCACGATGCCCACAACCTGATGGTGGCAGGCACCAACGATGCAGACATCCGGCTGTGTGCCCAGGTGATCGAGCAGATGCAGGGCGGAGTGGCGGTGGTTGCGGATGGTGAGGTGCGGGCCACCTTGCCCCTTCCCATCGGTGGTTTGATGAGCAGTGAGCCACCAGAGGTGGTGGCTGCCCTGCAAGATGAGATTGAGCAGGCGGTGCATCAACTGGGCTGTCCTCTGCCCCACCCGATCATGACCCTGGCTTTTCTGGGCCTCAGTGTGATTCCTGCTTTAAAACTGACCCCTCTGGGCCTCTTTGATGTGGAAAGCTTCGAGCTGATCCAGTAG
- a CDS encoding aldo/keto reductase, with the protein MIYRDFGKSGFQVSALGFGAGHIGWDQLDENFVGSLINEVVNAGITLIDTARGYDLSEERIGRHLSWRRGDFILSTKGGYGVEGTADWSPENIHQGLNRALRTMRTDYIDIFHLHSCPLGTLQNERLLKALQEVKAQGKIRAVAYSGENEALQWAIDSDVFDSVQCSVNPFDQRVIPSLEHAHNRGMGVIAKRPLGNVPWIHSERPHGQYAEEYWLRMHAMGFTPPISWEDFTLRFTVFTPGVSSAIVGSRNLENIKRNIQTIAQGPLEDSLYQQMREVFQTHDQDWIGQV; encoded by the coding sequence ATGATCTACCGGGATTTTGGCAAGTCAGGATTTCAGGTTTCCGCCCTGGGATTTGGCGCAGGACACATCGGCTGGGACCAGCTGGATGAAAACTTCGTGGGCTCCCTCATCAACGAGGTGGTCAACGCAGGCATCACCCTGATCGACACTGCCAGAGGCTACGACCTCTCCGAGGAACGCATTGGCAGGCACCTCTCCTGGCGCAGAGGGGATTTTATCCTCTCCACAAAGGGAGGGTATGGTGTAGAAGGCACCGCCGACTGGTCCCCCGAAAACATCCACCAGGGCTTGAACCGTGCCCTCAGGACCATGCGCACCGATTACATCGACATCTTTCACCTGCACTCCTGCCCACTGGGCACCCTGCAAAACGAAAGGCTTTTGAAAGCCCTGCAGGAAGTCAAAGCCCAGGGCAAAATCCGGGCCGTGGCCTACTCTGGGGAAAACGAGGCCCTGCAATGGGCCATCGACTCGGATGTGTTTGACAGCGTGCAGTGCAGCGTCAACCCTTTTGACCAGCGGGTGATTCCCTCCCTGGAACACGCCCACAACAGGGGCATGGGCGTGATTGCCAAGCGTCCTCTGGGCAACGTGCCCTGGATTCACAGTGAACGCCCCCATGGCCAGTATGCCGAAGAGTACTGGTTGCGCATGCATGCCATGGGCTTCACCCCTCCCATCTCCTGGGAAGACTTTACCCTCAGATTTACGGTGTTCACCCCTGGGGTCAGCAGTGCGATCGTGGGCTCACGCAACCTTGAGAACATCAAACGCAACATCCAGACCATTGCACAGGGACCGCTGGAAGACAGCCTCTACCAGCAGATGCGTGAAGTCTTTCAGACCCACGATCAGGACTGGATCGGACAGGTTTAA
- a CDS encoding VC0807 family protein: MKAPKIVVDLIFTLAIPLMLLSDNLFKTGFSFSEQWGARTAYIVAALIPTAYILIDFFRTRVINPYTIVAASSALLNGALAFLKVDGWKFALRDSYAHIVIFIIAAISLAMNRPFFGELMKMVLNPDNENKKALYQKFVASSAIQKAVIAGTVVIMAEALINGVINFIMNYNNVVAAFGTKEFNAQKAGVDAAMRPISIVMNLISYGLAFYIVTWNSKNEFGEKASPMEDHFWEALEQHHNPQPTPNSAD, from the coding sequence GTGAAAGCACCTAAGATCGTCGTGGACCTCATCTTCACTCTGGCCATTCCCCTGATGCTGCTGAGTGACAACCTGTTCAAGACAGGCTTTTCTTTTTCCGAACAGTGGGGGGCCAGAACCGCCTACATTGTGGCTGCCCTGATTCCAACGGCTTACATCCTGATTGATTTCTTCAGAACCCGGGTGATCAATCCTTATACCATTGTGGCGGCCAGCAGTGCCCTCCTGAACGGTGCCCTGGCTTTCCTGAAGGTGGATGGCTGGAAGTTTGCTTTGAGGGATTCTTACGCCCACATCGTCATTTTCATCATTGCTGCCATTTCGCTGGCCATGAACCGCCCTTTCTTTGGCGAGCTGATGAAGATGGTGCTCAATCCTGACAACGAGAACAAAAAAGCCCTGTATCAGAAGTTTGTGGCTTCTTCTGCCATTCAAAAAGCTGTGATTGCCGGAACCGTTGTGATCATGGCAGAGGCCCTGATCAACGGGGTCATCAACTTCATCATGAATTACAACAATGTGGTGGCGGCTTTTGGCACCAAGGAGTTCAACGCCCAGAAAGCCGGGGTGGACGCAGCCATGCGTCCCATCAGCATTGTGATGAACCTGATCTCTTATGGTCTGGCCTTCTACATTGTCACCTGGAACAGCAAAAACGAGTTTGGAGAAAAAGCCAGCCCCATGGAAGACCACTTCTGGGAAGCGCTGGAGCAGCACCACAACCCGCAACCCACCCCGAATTCTGCAGATTGA
- a CDS encoding ComF family protein has translation MHKTMQTFLRTLFPQLCPGCQQALTTPAALCERCTPTQAQLTSESVLLDTTAEHLIYLGAAEGKWRRMVHALKYQNNTGIARSLGPTLARSVPQAWKLDVLCPVPLHPRRERERGYNQSRLLAEAVGQHLHLPTRDLLKRVIYTHQQAKLHHTERQHNLKGVFALNASAQNLNILLIDDVLSTGATLRASAEVLHRGGANNVYFLVIAR, from the coding sequence GTGCACAAAACCATGCAAACTTTTCTGAGGACTTTGTTTCCACAGCTGTGTCCAGGCTGCCAGCAGGCCCTCACAACCCCTGCTGCCCTCTGTGAACGCTGCACACCCACCCAGGCCCAGCTGACCTCTGAAAGTGTCTTGCTGGACACCACAGCAGAACACCTGATCTATCTGGGGGCTGCAGAAGGCAAATGGCGGCGCATGGTGCATGCCCTCAAATACCAGAACAACACAGGCATTGCCCGGAGCCTGGGGCCGACCCTGGCCCGTTCTGTGCCCCAGGCTTGGAAGCTGGATGTCCTCTGCCCGGTGCCATTGCACCCCAGGCGGGAAAGGGAACGGGGATACAACCAGAGCCGCCTGCTGGCTGAAGCAGTCGGACAGCACCTGCACCTTCCCACCAGAGACTTGCTTAAGCGGGTGATTTACACCCATCAGCAGGCCAAATTGCATCACACAGAGCGCCAGCACAACCTGAAAGGGGTTTTTGCCCTCAATGCTTCTGCGCAGAACCTGAACATCCTGCTGATAGACGACGTGCTGAGCACCGGAGCCACTTTGAGGGCCTCCGCAGAGGTGTTGCACCGCGGTGGGGCCAACAACGTGTATTTTCTGGTGATTGCCCGCTGA
- a CDS encoding DUF1684 domain-containing protein, protein MTDIQHYRDRKDAHFKGPHSPLSAERKQGFTGLKYFSVNEEYAFRLPAMHDETLRIIEIHTNTQEIREYQVWGYVDVPFSKGHHRLELYVPVEEDDPQRLFVPFKDRTNGQSSYGGGRYIDAPLDGDEVVLDFNMAYNPYCAYDESWSCPLPPASNWIPFEVPAGEKAL, encoded by the coding sequence TTACCGGGACCGCAAGGACGCACACTTCAAAGGGCCACACAGTCCCCTCAGTGCCGAGAGAAAGCAAGGTTTCACTGGATTGAAGTACTTCTCCGTCAATGAGGAGTACGCTTTCAGGTTGCCAGCCATGCATGATGAAACATTGCGCATCATTGAAATTCACACCAACACCCAGGAAATCCGGGAATACCAGGTTTGGGGGTATGTGGATGTGCCTTTCTCCAAAGGCCACCACCGCCTTGAATTGTATGTGCCTGTAGAAGAAGACGATCCCCAGAGGCTTTTTGTGCCGTTCAAGGACCGCACCAATGGGCAGAGCAGTTACGGTGGAGGGCGTTATATCGATGCCCCACTGGATGGGGATGAAGTGGTGTTGGATTTCAACATGGCCTACAACCCCTACTGTGCCTACGATGAAAGCTGGTCCTGCCCTTTGCCTCCGGCCTCCAACTGGATTCCTTTTGAAGTTCCTGCTGGCGAAAAAGCCCTGTAA